From Micromonospora auratinigra:
ATGGTGAGAATCCTTCCTCGCGGGATGGTCATCGGCGCCCGTTGCCCTGTATGCGAGAAGGAGGTCGGTATCGGGCGGGGGGAGACAGGGTGCCGCAGGAGTCCCCGGGTAGAGGTGACCGGCTGGCCGAGTACGTGCGTCCCACGGTCTACGCCCCACCCGTCCAGACTGCGCCGCGTCGTTCGGCGCAGCGGGCGTCCTCCCTGGCCCGGATGATCCGTGCCGCTGTGGGCTCGGCGGCTTTCCTGGGTGGGCTACCTGCCCTGCTGTTGCTTCTCGGCGGCAATCCTGTACGGCGGTTGCCGTCGGGGTCGCAGCTGGTGGCGTGGTTCGACCAGCCCAGCGGACGATTCACCCCGACCGTGCTCGCGGGCGCAGTCATCTGGGTGCTGTGGCTCCTGTGGGCTGCCCTGGCGCTGCTACTGGTCGCCGAACTGGTTGCCCTCGCGACCCGCTCGCGGATCCGGGTGCTGCGACTTCCCGCACCGCTGCACCGGCTCGTGTTCGGTTTGGCCGGTACCGCGGCGATCGCCGTCACCTCCGCCGGCAACCTCTCCGCCATCGACGGGGGAGGCAGGTCACCCGCCGCGGTCGCCCCAGTAGACGCTGCACAGGCCGTCCCTCGACAGGCCGTTGCGCGCGGACCCGCGCTGATCCAGGTCGCCCACACCCGATACCTCTACACCGTCGAGCGACACGACACCCTGTCCA
This genomic window contains:
- a CDS encoding LysM peptidoglycan-binding domain-containing protein produces the protein MIRAAVGSAAFLGGLPALLLLLGGNPVRRLPSGSQLVAWFDQPSGRFTPTVLAGAVIWVLWLLWAALALLLVAELVALATRSRIRVLRLPAPLHRLVFGLAGTAAIAVTSAGNLSAIDGGGRSPAAVAPVDAAQAVPRQAVARGPALIQVAHTRYLYTVERHDTLSKVAKDWLGDADRWPEICRLNKHRHFPEVGGTLRDCDLIYPGWEPWSSTAS